The segment AGAGGGACCGAGGGGGGAATTGGCAAGCCGCAATGATGGCTGCTGCCGGGTCCAATGGCGAAAGCAACAGCTGCCAACGCAGCAGGCACAGGCAGACGCACACTGGTGGATTGGATGAGTCAGCAGAGTGAGAGAGAATACCCATCTCCATCCTCCCGCGGATAAGATCGAGCGGCGGACGCGCAAGCGCCACCACAGGCTCGTCCCCGCCACCGGCCTATAAATCCCACGGCGCACCTCCGAGTCCGGCACCGTAATCCTCTCTCCATCACTCTTCCTTCCTcctcgacgacgacgaagaaACACTCCAAGAAACCAAGAACACCACACACACACCCACCGACACACGGCAGGCGAGAACGAACAGACAAGGAAACAATAATGGCTTCGTCGCTCGCGTCGACGCCGGTGTTCCCCAGCTGcggcgcgcggcgcggcgcccGGTGCGTGGCGCGCGCGTCCGCGtccgcggtggcggtggcggtggcgtctCCGTCGGCGGCGAGGACGCACTACGAGGTGCTCGGGGTCGGGGCCGGCGCCAGCAGGTGCGAGATCAAGGCGGCGTACCGGCGCCTGGCGAGGGAGGTGCACCCGGACGCCGGCGGCCGCGGCGACGAAGGGTTCATCCGCCTGCACGACGCGTACGCCACGCTCGCGGACCCCGACGAGCGCGCGCGCTACGACCGCGCCGTGGCCGTCGCCGCGCCGGTCCGGAGCGGCAGCTGGGCCGCGCCGTCAGGGTCCGGGTCGGGGTTCCGGCCGCGGAGGTGGGAGACCGACCAGTGCTGGTAGTAGCAGCATAGCACCATCGCCACGTAGCTGTGCGGCGCTCCACGCCTGCACGCGTCCCTCCGCTCGAGCGCGGCGGCCGGTGGAGTCGCCGGACGCCGGAGCGCGGCTCGATGGTCTGGTCCCCGGGCCCGGGGCCAGCTCAGCTGCGACCGACGGGGATCGTATTGAAGATGGGCCGCATGGAAAATGGAACGGATCGCGATCCTGGCGGCCCACATGAGCTGGATCGTGGACGTTATGGGCCGGAGGCTCCGTGGGCCTTGGCGCCACTGGCGATGAGGATGCCGCGGCCTGCGGGCCGAGAGAGCAGGGGTCGCGTGGACGCCTCTCTTTCTTCGTGTCCATCTTGCCATCATAGCTGCACGAAGAGAGGCATTTTTAACATCTCTTGTGTACTACTAGTACTTGCTAAAATGCTGCTAGTGATTGCTATGCTTGTAAAATACGTGCAATTCTATGTGAATTATGGACGGATATTTGtctatgttctttgtttctatttGTTTCGACGGTAAACGACCAAACAAACGCTAGTTCCATATTACTACCATTATAGCTCACAAGTATGGGCAACTGATGAGTGCTGGCCTTGACAGGGGTCTGGTTATTACTTCAtctgttttaaattataagacttTTTAGCGTTTCTAGATTCATAGTTTTTATTATATAGCAAAAGTTATGAATATAGAAAAACTAAgactcttataatttagaacggagAAAGTACAAGCCAACTAACAACTTGGTCAATGTAGCAGCCAtgtcctcctttctttggccgGCTGCCTTCTGCAGCTCCAATCCTCCATTCTGTTTGGTTCCAACCCTGAAACCAAACTACCTGAGCGGCCAGGGGGCTGTTCGCCTGAAACCAAACTACCTGAGACTGAGAGGCCAGGGGGTTGTTCGCTTGGTGGCCTAAATATTTGCCTGGCACAGGCAACTGATCCTATGCGTCCATTTCCGTGTGCCTGTGGTTAGCGTTGttgcctcgcctcgcctcgcctctgCTCCACAGGCCAAGTAGGCAACCAGACagcttgttcgctgatttattataagataaaaaatattattgatgACTGACAGATTTGATAAATAAGCTTAAGTAAACAGACTTATCTGGATTTTAGATAATAAAAATTTCTCCCTATCTAGATTCTTGGATTATGGTTCTGGATTCTAGTGGTGTGAAAGCTTATTTCCCAAAATAAGTACCATATATTAGATTAGTCATACTTGAGCTCAATTGACCAGCATGGATATTGATGGAGGAAGTAAGTATATAATATTAAATTAACCATGTAATATATTTTACAAGTAAACTTATTTAGGATACAagcatttttctataaatttaattaaaactgacattgattgaccGGTCTAAAAATGAAATGTGTACCCCTTTCGGAACGGGGAAGTACATGTGTAGGTACCACCCAACCATCCACAAAGGCTTATTCATTTGACAGTGACTCACCACACTTGATAGCAACACAGTAACTGAGACTGACCAGAAGCAAACACACTTGACAGCATTGACAGGTGCTGACGATCTACTAGGCCATGCCTAGACGTTCCCAGAGGCGTTTGACGA is part of the Sorghum bicolor cultivar BTx623 chromosome 10, Sorghum_bicolor_NCBIv3, whole genome shotgun sequence genome and harbors:
- the LOC8064995 gene encoding chaperone protein dnaJ 11, chloroplastic, with product MASSLASTPVFPSCGARRGARCVARASASAVAVAVASPSAARTHYEVLGVGAGASRCEIKAAYRRLAREVHPDAGGRGDEGFIRLHDAYATLADPDERARYDRAVAVAAPVRSGSWAAPSGSGSGFRPRRWETDQCW